One Borrelia hispanica CRI genomic window carries:
- a CDS encoding DUF735 family protein, which translates to MTSIPTIPTVFHDTEVEKIIHAELEFIDQIIKEVKTLNDNFTDINATTNLNSRFIAFW; encoded by the coding sequence ATGACAAGTATACCTACTATACCCACAGTCTTTCATGACACTGAAGTTGAAAAAATAATACATGCCGAACTTGAATTCATAGATCAAATAATCAAAGAGGTCAAAACTCTTAATGATAATTTCACAGATATCAATGCTACTACAAATCTAAATTCAAGATTCATAGCATTCTGGTT